The following is a genomic window from Amycolatopsis cihanbeyliensis.
CCTGCTGGACGAGGTGGCCGACCCGCTGTGTCACGAGGTGTTCAAGCACATCAACTCCGACGAGTCCCGGCATATCGCGGTGGACTTCCAGGTGCTCGACCTGGTGGGTGCCGGTCCGCTGCGCAGACTGCTCATCGAGTCCGCCTCGATACTGAAACCGCAGATCCTGCTCGGCCTGCTGCTGTACGTCCCACTGCTGAACAAGATGCGCGACAACATCGTCGCGATGGGACTGTCCGAACGCAAGCTGCACAACGCGGTGAAGCGGTTCGTCACCAACGGCCAGCGCAGTGCGAACACCCGGCGGATTCCCGCCTACCAGCTGTTCAAGCGGCAGGCCGCCATGGTGGTCGACCGGACCCACCCGTACCACCGTTACCTTGCCGACCCGCTGGTCCGGCTCACCAGCCGCATTCCCGCGCGGTTGACCGGAAAGACGCCGAGCTGGGCCAGGGAGCTCACACACGAGCCGGTGGCCGAATGACCACGGGCACAGTGCTGATCATCGGGGCCGGGTTCGCCGGCCTCGGCACGGCGATCCGGCTACGGCAGGCGGGTATCGACGATTTCGTCGTGCTGGAACGGGCCTCGGACGTGGGTGGTACCTGGCGGGACAACACCTACCCCGGCGCGGCCTGCGACGTGCCCTCGCCGCTGTACTCCCTTTCCTACGCACCGAATCCCGGCTGGTCCCGGGCCTACTCGGGCGGCGCGGAGATACTGGACTACATCCGGTCGGTCGTGGCGGAGTTCGATCTGCGACCGCACATCCGTTTCGGAGCCAACGTGACCGGACTGTCCTTCGAGGAGGGCTCGGGCACCTGGACGGCGCGCACCGAGGACGGCCGCCGGTTCACCGCCCGCGCCGTGGTGCTGGCCTCCGGGCCGCTGGCCAACGCGAGCCTGCCGGACATCCCCGGTATCGAGAGCTACACCGGACACAAGATCCACAGTGCTCGGTGGGATCACGACTACGATATGACCGGCAAGCGGATCGCCGTGATCGGTACCGGGGCGAGCGCCGTCCAGATCATTCCCCGGCTGGTCGAGCAGGCACGGACCGTCCGCGTGTTCCAGCGCACTCCCGGATGGGTCATGCCCCGCCTCGACCACGGCTACCCCGGTTGGCTGACCAAGCTGTTCCGGCGCAGGCCCGCGGTTCAGCACGCCTACCGCGCGGCGCTGTTCTGGGCACACGAGGTCATGGCCCTCGGCCTGGTGTGGAACAGTCCCTTCACCACCGCCCTGCAGGCGGTGGCCAGGGCCCACCTGCGGCTGACCGTGCGGGACTCCTGGCTGCGTCGCCAGCTCACCCCGGACTTCCGGATCGGCTGCAAGCGGGTGCTGATGACCAGTGACTACTACCCCGCACTGCAACGGGAGAACTGCAAGCTCATCACCTGGCCGATCGCCACCCTCGCGCCGAACGGCATCCGCACCGCGGACGGGATCGAGCACGAGGTGGACTGCATCGTGTTCGCCACCGGGTTCGAGGTGCACAAGACCTCGACCCCGTACCCGATCACCGGTCGCGGCGGCCGGGTGCTGGCGGAGGAATGGTCCACAGGCGCGCGGGCGTACAAGAGCGTCAGCGTCGCCGGCTACCCCAACCTCTTTCTCACCTTCGGCCCCAACTCCGGGCCGGGCCACAACTCGGTGCTGGTCTACAACGAGTCGCAGGTGGACTACATTGTCCGGGCCATCACGCTGCTCCGGGACCGGAACCTGCGCACCATGGACGTCCGTGCGGACATCCAGGACGCGTTCAACGCCGAGCTGCATCGAAAGCTGGCCAGGACTACCTGGAACTCCGGGTGCCGGAGCTGGTATCTCACCGAGGAGGGGTTCAACGCCGCGATGTACCCGGGGTTCGCCGTCCAGTACGCCCGCGAACTCGCCGCCTTCGACGCGGACGACTATCACCTTTCCGGTTGAGCGGCCGCCGGGATCGGGCGCCGGTGGTCAGCGGGCTTCGAGCCGCTCGCGGAGGTGGCGGCGCAGGCGGGTGGCCTTGGGATCGTCGAACCCGGCCAGGTTCTCCACCGCCTCCCGCCACAGCCGGGTGCTTTCGGTTTCCCCCTCGCCGGCCCGCCGGGCGGCGTTGGCAAGGTTGCCAAGGGATATCACCAGTTGCCAGCGATCGCCCAGTTCGCCGTGCGTGGTGCGGGCAAGCCGGTGGAACCCCATGGCCTCGTCCGGCCTTCCGAGCTCCTGGTACGTCTCGCCGGTGCCGTCGAGGGCCTGCGCCTCCCTGCCACGGTCGCCGAGCCGGCGTTGCAGCATCGCCGCACGCTGGTAGCTGACCAGCGCCTCGGCGGGCTGCCCGAGTTCCCGCTGCACCCTGCCGAGCTCCAACAACCAGTAGCCTTCCCACAGCCGGTTGTTGTGCTCGCGGGCGATGCCCAGCGCCCGCTGGATGTGCTGGAGCGCCGACTCGGGCTTGCCGAGGCCGCGTTGCACCATGCTGAGCAGGTGCAGTGCGTTGCCCTCGATACCGCGGTCGTCCTGGTCGGAAAGGACGGGCAGGGCGCGGTCCAGGCAGGCGGCGGCCTCGGCGAGGTTCTCCAGCTCGAGGTCGGCCTGGGCGAGATTACCGAGCACCACGGCATCCCAGTACGGCAGGTCGAGCCCGGTCAGGATGCCCCTGCTCCGCTCGAAGTTCGTCACGGCCTCGGCCAACGCCCGGCGGCGCAGGTGCAGCAGGCCGATACCGTTCAGGGCCATGGCTTCGCCGAACCGGTCGTCCAGGGCGCGGCGGGCGGTCAGCGCGGACCGGTAGTACTCCAACCCCTGCTCCAACCGCTGGGACTGGCTACAGGCCATGGCAAGGCTCTCCAGCAACTCCGCCTCCGCGGCTTGGTCGTGCAGCCCGCGCGCGGCCGCCAGGCCGACCCGCGCGGTGTCCAGCCAGTCGTCGAAGGGGTTGTGACGCATGAAGATGCCGCGTAGCAGTACGGGCAGTTGCCAGGCGATCCGGTCCAGGCCCGCGTCGGCCGCCGCCCTGGTCGCGGCCACCAGGTTGGCGCGCTCGGCCTCGTACCAGCCGGTGGCTTCGTCCACCCCGGCGAAGTCCAGCGGGGTGACCTCCGGCTCGGTCGGCTCGAGCGAGATCGCGCGTTCCAGCGGGCTGATGAGCGCCTGCGCGGCGCTGACGGTATGCAGGTACCAGGTGAGCAGTCTCCGCAGGGCCTGCCGCCGGCCGGGTTCCGCCTCCTCCCGGTTGGCCTGCTCGGTCGCGTACACCCGGAGCAGGTCGTGGAACTGGTAGCGGTCGGGCGCGGTGTGCTCCAGCAGATGCGCCCCGACCAGGGTGTCCAACAGCCGGCGTACCTGCCCCGCGCTCGTTCCGGCCAGTGCGGCCGCCGCGGGGGCACCGAACTCGGCGCCCGGGTGCAGACCCAGCAGCCGGAACATCCGCGCGGACTCGACCGAAAGCGCCCGGTAGGACCAGGCGAAGACCGTTCGTACCGCGTCGGCTTCCTCGTCATCGTCCGCGGAGAGCGCGTCCCACAGCCCGGACTCGTCGCGCAGGTCGTCGATCAACTCGCTCAGGGGCATCTCCGGCCGCCGCGCGGCGCGTTCGGCCGCGATCCGCAGCGCCAGTGGGAGCCGGGCGCACAGCCTCGCCAGTGCGAGGAGCTGGTCGGCGTCGCCTCCACTGCGGTAGCCAAGGGTGACCGCGCGCAGCAGACCCACGGCCTCGGACTCGGTGAGCACGTCGAGGCTGAGCCGATGCGCGCCATCCCGGAACACCAGCCCGGCCAGGCGGCTGCGGCTGGTCACCAGGACGAGGCAACCGGCCGTTCCGGGGAGCAGGGGCCGGACCTGCCCGGCCGTGGCCGCGTTGTCCAGGAGCACCAGCACCCGCCGTTCGGCCAGCAGCGAGCGGTACAGCGCGGCGCGGGCGTCGAGGTCGGCAGGGATCGCGCCGGGTGCCACCCCGAGTGCCCGCAGGAAGTAGTCCAGTGCCTGCGCCGGCCCGACCGGCGTCCCCGGATCGTAGCCACGCAGGTTGAGGTACAGCTGGCCGTCCGGAAAGTGTCCCCGGATCCGGTGTGCCCAGTGCAGCGCGAGCGAGGTCTTGCCGACTCCGGCGGTTCCGGTGACCAGGGACATTCCGACCGTCAGCGGCTCCTCCGGATCGCCTGCCAGCACCTGGTCCAGCCGGTCCAGTTCCGCGGCCCGGTTCACGAAGGCTCGCACCAGGGCGGGTAGCTGCCGGGGGACCGGCGTGGCCGAGTGCTCCGGACCGTGAAAATGCACGCCCCCATGTACGTCACGGGCCTGCACCACATCACTCGCGGACCCGGAAAGGTGGGAGCGCGTGCCGCCTTCCGGCTCGGGTTCCTCGTGCTCACCGGCGGAGCGCATGGTCACGTCGGCACGCGCGGCGGGTCCAGCGGCGCGACACGGCGATCGAAGTACTCGGCCAGCTCCTCGCCGTTCGCATAGATCTTCTCGATGAAGTCGGCACAGCGAGTGGCCGTCGTCCGGTCGATGAATCGAACGGCGCCCTCGAGCACACCGTCCTCGTCGTACAAGATCTTGTACACGGTATCGTCGCCGACCGTGAGAAGCTCGGGTAGCTCCTCCTCGTCCTCGAACTCGGCCACCTGTTCCGGAGGTACTACGCGGATCCTTTCCCCGCATTCCGATCGTAGCCGCAACGAATGCAGCTCCCACTGTAGATAAGGGACGATCGGCTCCGCGACGACCCGGACCCTGAAAAGGGTGATCCCGCGGGACTCGTCCTCTTTGGCCAGTTCATCGAGCTGCTCTCTTTTGCCCTCGATGAGCTGAAGCGCCTTGCCCCATTCACCTGCCGAGAAGGCATCCCAACTGGCATTTCCGGGTTGCCGAAAATGTTGCTTGCGCTCCAGCTTCCAGCTTTCGTGACCTTCGGCGTCGGCGAACCGCTGGTCGAAGTCCCGTACGTAGTCCTCCACCGAGAGTCGCTCGCCGGTGCTGTCGTCGATCAGATCAGGCATCGGGTATGTCTTCCTTGGCCGAGATCATCAGTGCCCCAGGGATGATGACGAGCCGCTCGTCGTGGCGGATACTGACCTCGTCCGGAAGTCGTGCGGTGTACGAGGCGGTCAGGTCCCTGCCGACAACGGCGACGTCGCCGTTGTCGAGTGCCCAGATGGCGGGGCATCCCGTCCGACCGTCGGTAGGGGGCGCGTCGAGTTCGCGCGCGGGCCTTCCGAGTCTGCGCGCGAACGAGGCGGACGGATCGGCATCCCAGAATTGTTTCATGATCGTCCCGCTCCATGAGTATTGTTATCAGTGTGAACGTCAGTGTAGCGTTGCCTTCGGGTAGTCAGAACTGCTCCCATTCAGTGATTTGGGTTACCCTATGCGAAATGGATGTGTTCGCCCACGAGCATTGATATCTCGAGTCGGTATCGACCTTGACACTTTCGTGTGTCCACGCCGTTTTCTCACTCCGCTGCGTGTGCGATCGTCGAATTGTCACCCGACTCGATGAATATCCAACGGTACAAGCGCGTGGTCGGTCTCGCCGGTGTCGTGGCCGGGAGGCGGTGAACCTCGTCGTGGTCCGGCCACGGTCGGGTGACATACTGCGGGCGACCGGAGCGGTCGGCAGGCGCACGTTCGTAGGGGGTTCGGTGGACGTCCAGGAGCTACAGGCTCAGCAGCGGTTTCATCTGCACCAGAAGATCACCATGATGATCAACCGTTACCAGATCTTCGCTGACGACGGTAACGGCGAGCCGGGTCCACTCGTCGCCTTCGTGGAGCAGAAACGGATGACCTTCAAGGAACAGGTCACCCTTTACGCCGACGAGAGCAAGGGTTCCGTGTTGGCCGCGTTCAAGGCACGCAAGGTGATCGACCTGGCCAGCGGGTACGACGTGACCACCCCGGACGGTCAACCGATCGGACTGTTCGGCAAGAAGTTCGGCAAGTCCCTGCTGCGGTCCACCTGGCAGCTCGATCAGCCCGGCCAGGACCCGGTCGACATCAGCGAGCGCAGTATGGGTTTGGCCCTGTTCCGCCGCGTCTGGAACGTCGTCCCGTGGGTGGGCGACTGGCCGTTCCCGCTGAAGTACCACTTCGACTTCGTCCGGGACACCACCCCGGTGGGCGCCGTGGACAAGAAGACCCGCTTCCGGGACCACTACCTGGTGCACATCGAGGATCCGACCCTGGACCGCAGGCTGGTACTCGCCCAGGCGGTGGCCCTGGACGCGTTGCAGTCTCGCTGAGCCGAGGGGTTACCCGCCGGACAGGGCGGTCGCCAGCCACGGACGCAGGATCGGCAGGACACGGTCCGCCTGCATGGCCCGCATGTGGTCCAGGCCTTCGAGGATGTGGACCGTCCAGCCGAGGTGCTCCAGCTCGGTGCGTCGGTTCGTGATCGGTTCCGCCATGCGCACCGTCACGTTGCCCCATCGCTCGCCGTAGTGGATCTCGTCGGCCGAACCGACGAAGCACAGCCGAGGGCAGTCGACTCGCGCCTGGGCGGCGACATCGTCGAAGTCCTGCAGGGCCTCGTAGAGCGTGACGAACTGGCGGGTCTGTGGCTCGGTCATGGTTACCTCGACCGTGGACCAGTCGTACTCCGACCAGTCCTGGGCGTCCGGCCGTGGCCCGGGTTTCGGGTCCGTTCCGGCCGGGACCGCCAGCTCGCTCGTCGCCGTGGTGACCCGAAGCATTTCCGCGTACGGGCCACCGATCGGCGGGAAGCCGCCCATGGCGAGCGCGGAAAGGCGGTCGGTGCGGATCGCGAGTTGCAGCCCGGTCAAGGCCAGCCAGGAGTAGCCGTAGTAGCCGAATCGTTCGACTCCGGCCGCGTCGGCCACGGCGAGCATGTCGTTCGCGACGGCCGCCGGGGTGAGGGTGTCCGGCTTGGGTTCGGCCAGGATGTGCCCCTCGTAGTCGAAGGCGATCACGCGGAACGCGTCGCTGAGGCCGTCGATGAGCGATCGGCCGAGGGCGGGATCGGTTCCCCACTTGCGCATCTGCTCGGCCTGTGTGCCTTCGACCGGTCGGGGGTTGACCGGTAGCAGCAGGGCCGGGCCGTCTCCGTGCGTTTCCAGTTCGATGGTGCTGCCGTCATGCAGTCGCGCCTCGGGCATCGAGTGTTTCCAGCCTTCCCGTACATGGAACTAACTGTTTACATCGTAAGTTGATGTGCTCGAAAAGGATAGCTTACGGCGTAATGAGTTCCTGGTCGGGGTGGCCACGGGCCCGCGGGTCCCCCGTGAGTGGGTGCTCACGGGGGACCGGAGGGGGTCAGCAGTAGAGGTTGCCGCCGGTCGGCACGCCCAGGATCCGGGTGAATCGCTGGTAGTTGTCCACCCGGCTCTGCACCTGCCCGGGGTTGCCGCCGTCGCATTCCAGCGCGCCGTTGATGCTGCGGATCGTCTCGCCGAAGCCGTACCCGTTGACCATGGCGTGGTGACCGGTCATGGTGCCGGGGCCACTTTGCGTGCTCCAGTACCAGAGCGCGGTCTTCCAGGACACCGCCGCGTTGTTCTGCACCTGCCAGGGGTCGTGCAGCAGGTTGATGCCCAGTGCGTCACCGGCGGCCTTGTAGTTGAAGTTCCAGCTCAGCTGGATCGGGCCGCGGCCGTAGTACGCCGCCTGGCCTGCCGGGCAGCCGTAGGACCGACCCTGGTCGCAGTAGTGCGGGTAGTTGTTCTCGTTCTGCTCCACGATGTAGCGCAGGCCGCCGGTCTCGTGGTGCACATTGGCAAGGAAAGCCGCGGCCTCCTGCCCGCGGACGGTGTCGCTGCCGGTGTTGGCGAACGCGGGGAAGTCGCTCATGGCCGTGGTCAACCCGCTGTAGGTGTAGAAGGAGTTCCGGCTGGGGAACATCTGGTCGAACTGGGCCTGGCTGACCACGAACTCGGAGGGATCGGGCGGCGTGGTGTCGCCGTCGCAGTCGTAGGGGTCCCAGTACCAATGACTGATCACCGGGTCGTAGCCGGGATTGTCGTGCACGGCGAGGTAGAGGTTGCCGTCGGTGTAGCGCACGATGTCTCCGGCGACGTAGGACTGGCCGGCGTGCCAGGCCGGGTAGTCGCAGGCGGGCGCGGGTGCGGCCGCCTGCGAGGTGGTGGTGCCGACCGTGACCATGGCCGCGGTGGCCGCCAGTGTGGCGACGGCACTCAGGATACGGCGTAGTGACATGGCGGTACTCCTTCGCGCAGGGAACGATTCGGAGCGTCACCGAGTGACCCTTGTCAGCAAACATGTTTGGTCTAAACCAGTCAAGGAGGCGTCGACCGAAATCGGTCACTGTGGGTGACTACGTCGAGGTGTTCGTGCAAGCACCGCACTCACCCGAACCGCGCGAGCGGGCTGGCCGGCGACCGCACGGTGGTCGATCCGGAGGAGGCGCGCCACGGGCCTCGGAGGTGACGGGCGGGCCGGCGACCCCGGCCATGATCAGACACAGTAGACGTTGATGGCGGGCCGCCTGGGCTCGCGTCGCCGTACCGGCTCACCCCCACGAGCCGGTACGGCGACGCGAGCCCACTCTGTGAAACGCCTCGGCCGGAGGGACCCGCATCGCCGCGCCTGCGATGACACCCGGCCTCTCCTCCGACCTCGGCGTTGAGACCACGGTGCGACGTACGCCTGTCACGGCACTTGCAAACACATGACAACTGCTGATCACCGGATACGACGCCGCGGGCCGCCGGGTGGTTCCGGTTTGACGGATCATGAACGCCACCGTCACTGTATGCGATAATCGCTGCGAAAGCGCCGTCCCCGTCATGCCCGGCAGCTCGCCCGTCGCGGAGGTTCACCGGTGGATTTCCGAATTCTGGGCCCGGTCGAGGTCGAGGGTCCCGGCGGCCGCCTGCGGGTGCGGGGCGCGAAGACCACCGCGTTGCTGGCGGCGTTGCTCAGCGAGCCGAACCGGGTGGTGTCCGTCGAGCGGCTGCTGGAGCTGGTGTGGGGTGACGACCCGAACGGCGGCACGGCCAACACGGTGCACGTGTCGGTGTCCAGGCTGCGCCGCATGTTGACGGCGGAGGAACCGGACCGTCAGTTACGGATAGTAACGCATTCCACCGGTTATTCCTTGCGGGTGGAACCGGGCGAACTTGACCTGGAGATCTTCCGGCGGCGCGTGCAGGAAGGCAGGGCGGCGACTACAGAAGGTAATGTCGAGCAGGCGAAGGGGGCTTTCGAGGCGGCGTTGCGTACCTGGCGAGGACCCGCGTTGTCGACCGTGCAGCGGCCGTTCGCGATCTCGCTGGCGGCCGCGCTGAACGACGAACGGCTGGACGCGCAGGAATGGCTGTTCGAGGCTCGGCTGGCCCTCGGCGAGGCCGCCGACCTGATCGCCGAGATACGCAACCTGCTCACCGCCAACCCGCTCCGGGAGCGCTTGTACGGCCTGCTGATGCTCGCGCTCTACCGGTCCGGCCGCCAGGCGGAGGCGCTGGAAGCGTTCCGTGAGGCTCGGGAGGTGCTGGTCAGTGAGCTCGGCATCGAGCCGGGCTCCGACCTGCAGATGCTGCACCAGCAGATCCTCACCCGGGACCCGACGTTGACCAGCGGGTCCTCGTCCGGGGCGGCCGCCGCCACACACCTGCCCCGGCAGCTACCGGCCGATGTGCCCCGGTTCGTCGGCAGGGAGAGCGAGCTGACCAGGCTGGAGTCGCTGCTGGCGCGTCAGGCCGTGAACTCGATGGGGATCATGGTCATCGCCGGCGCCGCCGGAATGGGCAAGACCGCGCTCGCCGTGCACTGGGCGCACCGGGTCCGCGAGCGGTTCCCCGATGGTGAGCTCTTCGTGGACTTCCGTGGCTACACCTCGGATGCGCCGATGGCGCCGACCGAGGTGCTGGCCCGGTTCCTCCGCGCGCTGGGAATCCCGCCGCCGCAGGTTCCGGTCGACCTGGACGAGCAGGCCGCGTTGTATCGCTCCCTGCTGTCCGGCAAGCGAGTACTGATCGTGCTGGACAACGTCTCCTCGGTGGATCAGGTCCGCCCGCTGCTCCCCGGTACGCCGGACTGCCTCGTTGTCGTGACCAGCCGGAACGACCTGCGTGGGCTTTCCGTCATGCACGACGCACACAGTCTGGTTCTGGACGCGCTCACCTCGAAGGAGGCGATCGGCCTGCTCTCCCGCATGGTCGGGGAGCAGCGGGTCGGCGACGAACCCGAGGCGGCCGGCTCGGTCACCGGGCTGTGCGGGCGGCTGCCGCTGGCGCTGCGGATCGTGGCGGCGAACATCTCGGCCCGGCCGTGGCTGCGGCTGACCAGCGCGGCCGCCGAACTGGCCGAGGGCAACCCGCTGCGCCAGCTGGAGATTCCGGGGGATCCGGAGCTGGCCG
Proteins encoded in this region:
- a CDS encoding ferritin-like domain-containing protein encodes the protein MAFDFEDMLRTVKDKQWALVDIDWDAPGADLITEEQRPKLKQFMTDLVWIENIGARGFAALARKAPNETVKEIYTYFHAEEQKHANAELALMRRWGMLEGDQVPEPNVNVRLAIQMLDRYADGAPLSGLATLIPMLECALDGALVKFLLDEVADPLCHEVFKHINSDESRHIAVDFQVLDLVGAGPLRRLLIESASILKPQILLGLLLYVPLLNKMRDNIVAMGLSERKLHNAVKRFVTNGQRSANTRRIPAYQLFKRQAAMVVDRTHPYHRYLADPLVRLTSRIPARLTGKTPSWARELTHEPVAE
- a CDS encoding flavin-containing monooxygenase — its product is MTTGTVLIIGAGFAGLGTAIRLRQAGIDDFVVLERASDVGGTWRDNTYPGAACDVPSPLYSLSYAPNPGWSRAYSGGAEILDYIRSVVAEFDLRPHIRFGANVTGLSFEEGSGTWTARTEDGRRFTARAVVLASGPLANASLPDIPGIESYTGHKIHSARWDHDYDMTGKRIAVIGTGASAVQIIPRLVEQARTVRVFQRTPGWVMPRLDHGYPGWLTKLFRRRPAVQHAYRAALFWAHEVMALGLVWNSPFTTALQAVARAHLRLTVRDSWLRRQLTPDFRIGCKRVLMTSDYYPALQRENCKLITWPIATLAPNGIRTADGIEHEVDCIVFATGFEVHKTSTPYPITGRGGRVLAEEWSTGARAYKSVSVAGYPNLFLTFGPNSGPGHNSVLVYNESQVDYIVRAITLLRDRNLRTMDVRADIQDAFNAELHRKLARTTWNSGCRSWYLTEEGFNAAMYPGFAVQYARELAAFDADDYHLSG
- a CDS encoding ATP-binding protein is translated as MRSAGEHEEPEPEGGTRSHLSGSASDVVQARDVHGGVHFHGPEHSATPVPRQLPALVRAFVNRAAELDRLDQVLAGDPEEPLTVGMSLVTGTAGVGKTSLALHWAHRIRGHFPDGQLYLNLRGYDPGTPVGPAQALDYFLRALGVAPGAIPADLDARAALYRSLLAERRVLVLLDNAATAGQVRPLLPGTAGCLVLVTSRSRLAGLVFRDGAHRLSLDVLTESEAVGLLRAVTLGYRSGGDADQLLALARLCARLPLALRIAAERAARRPEMPLSELIDDLRDESGLWDALSADDDEEADAVRTVFAWSYRALSVESARMFRLLGLHPGAEFGAPAAAALAGTSAGQVRRLLDTLVGAHLLEHTAPDRYQFHDLLRVYATEQANREEAEPGRRQALRRLLTWYLHTVSAAQALISPLERAISLEPTEPEVTPLDFAGVDEATGWYEAERANLVAATRAAADAGLDRIAWQLPVLLRGIFMRHNPFDDWLDTARVGLAAARGLHDQAAEAELLESLAMACSQSQRLEQGLEYYRSALTARRALDDRFGEAMALNGIGLLHLRRRALAEAVTNFERSRGILTGLDLPYWDAVVLGNLAQADLELENLAEAAACLDRALPVLSDQDDRGIEGNALHLLSMVQRGLGKPESALQHIQRALGIAREHNNRLWEGYWLLELGRVQRELGQPAEALVSYQRAAMLQRRLGDRGREAQALDGTGETYQELGRPDEAMGFHRLARTTHGELGDRWQLVISLGNLANAARRAGEGETESTRLWREAVENLAGFDDPKATRLRRHLRERLEAR
- a CDS encoding DUF6879 family protein, which translates into the protein MPDLIDDSTGERLSVEDYVRDFDQRFADAEGHESWKLERKQHFRQPGNASWDAFSAGEWGKALQLIEGKREQLDELAKEDESRGITLFRVRVVAEPIVPYLQWELHSLRLRSECGERIRVVPPEQVAEFEDEEELPELLTVGDDTVYKILYDEDGVLEGAVRFIDRTTATRCADFIEKIYANGEELAEYFDRRVAPLDPPRVPT
- a CDS encoding alpha/beta fold hydrolase → MPEARLHDGSTIELETHGDGPALLLPVNPRPVEGTQAEQMRKWGTDPALGRSLIDGLSDAFRVIAFDYEGHILAEPKPDTLTPAAVANDMLAVADAAGVERFGYYGYSWLALTGLQLAIRTDRLSALAMGGFPPIGGPYAEMLRVTTATSELAVPAGTDPKPGPRPDAQDWSEYDWSTVEVTMTEPQTRQFVTLYEALQDFDDVAAQARVDCPRLCFVGSADEIHYGERWGNVTVRMAEPITNRRTELEHLGWTVHILEGLDHMRAMQADRVLPILRPWLATALSGG
- a CDS encoding glycoside hydrolase family 19 protein translates to MVTVGTTTSQAAAPAPACDYPAWHAGQSYVAGDIVRYTDGNLYLAVHDNPGYDPVISHWYWDPYDCDGDTTPPDPSEFVVSQAQFDQMFPSRNSFYTYSGLTTAMSDFPAFANTGSDTVRGQEAAAFLANVHHETGGLRYIVEQNENNYPHYCDQGRSYGCPAGQAAYYGRGPIQLSWNFNYKAAGDALGINLLHDPWQVQNNAAVSWKTALWYWSTQSGPGTMTGHHAMVNGYGFGETIRSINGALECDGGNPGQVQSRVDNYQRFTRILGVPTGGNLYC
- a CDS encoding AfsR/SARP family transcriptional regulator; the encoded protein is MDFRILGPVEVEGPGGRLRVRGAKTTALLAALLSEPNRVVSVERLLELVWGDDPNGGTANTVHVSVSRLRRMLTAEEPDRQLRIVTHSTGYSLRVEPGELDLEIFRRRVQEGRAATTEGNVEQAKGAFEAALRTWRGPALSTVQRPFAISLAAALNDERLDAQEWLFEARLALGEAADLIAEIRNLLTANPLRERLYGLLMLALYRSGRQAEALEAFREAREVLVSELGIEPGSDLQMLHQQILTRDPTLTSGSSSGAAAATHLPRQLPADVPRFVGRESELTRLESLLARQAVNSMGIMVIAGAAGMGKTALAVHWAHRVRERFPDGELFVDFRGYTSDAPMAPTEVLARFLRALGIPPPQVPVDLDEQAALYRSLLSGKRVLIVLDNVSSVDQVRPLLPGTPDCLVVVTSRNDLRGLSVMHDAHSLVLDALTSKEAIGLLSRMVGEQRVGDEPEAAGSVTGLCGRLPLALRIVAANISARPWLRLTSAAAELAEGNPLRQLEIPGDPELAVGTAFEHSYARLDPASQRLFGMLGRIPGPDFSSEAVAVLVDQPHEHAVRGLERLAVAHLIEPSAPGRYRFHDLLRHYAVERVALDELSGDDAVEAALDRLLDWYLQTAYRATGVLNRHAQRIFQLEPPKSALPPLEFPGYEQALAWCERERANLVAAVRCAADSGRNTIAWQLPAALWYFFFFRRHLTDWLTTHELGLAAAQRQGDRYAEAWMRNGLGSALRELRRYDEAIENCRKARGISGDIGDRRGESANLHNLGEAYHRVGWLSEALECCQQALDIRREVGDRWGEAADLMLLGQVSRLLGRRDDALGYCRSALTLWREVGLRLGEAITLNSIGEICRADERFDEAIEYYREALAIRRAVGDRWGEGETLDNLGHALSRAGRPAEAGDSWRQALAIFTEQRHPRAATVGAQLQELEDPEAP